The following nucleotide sequence is from Streptomyces pactum.
GACACGTCCGCGCGCGGTTTCGTCTCTTCCGTAGCCGTCACCCCCGGTGACCTGGACCGATGCAGGTCCTGGCGGGGGCTTGGGACGGTTGGCGACGGGCCGCCCGCCGAGGCGGCAAGCCGCTCCCAGCGCACATCTTCATCAAGCGAGGTCTCACCGTGTCCGACACGCTCCCCACCACGCCCAGCTCCGACGAGGCTCCCGCCACCGGCACCGCCCGCGTGAAGCGCGGCATGGCCGAGCAGCTCAAGGGCGGCGTGATCATGGACGTCGTCACCCCGGAGCAGGCGAAGATCGCCGAGGACGCCGGTGCGGTGGCGGTCATGGCCCTGGAGCGGGTGCCCGCCGACATCCGCAAGGACGGCGGCGTGGCCCGGATGTCCGACCCGGACATGATCGAGGGCATCATCAACGCCGTCTCCATCCCCGTGATGGCCAAGTCCCGCATCGGCCACTTCGTCGAGGCGCAGGTGCTGCAGTCGCTCGGCGTGGACTACATCGACGAGTCCGAGGTGCTCACCCCGGCCGACGAGGTCAACCACTCCGACAAGTGGGCCTTCACCACCCCCTTCGTCTGCGGTGCCACCAACCTGGGCGAGGCGCTGCGCCGGATCGCCGAGGGCGCGGCCATGATCCGTTCCAAGGGCGAGGCCGGCACCGGCAACGTCGTGGAGGCGGTCCGCCACCTGCGCCAGATCAAGAACGAGATCGCCCGGCTGCGCGGCTACGACAACCACGAGCTGTACGCCGCCGCCAAGGAGCTGCGCGCCCCGTACGAGCTGGTGAAGGAGGTCGCCGAGCTGGGCAAGCTCCCGGTGGTGCTGTTCTCCGCGGGCGGCGTCGCCACCCCGGCCGACGCGGCGCTGATGCGCCAGCTGGGCGCCGAGGGCGTCTTCGTGGGCTCGGGCATCTTCAAGTCCGGCGACCCCGCCAAGCGGGCCGCCGCCATCGTGAAGGCCACCACCTTCTACGACGACCCGAAGATCATCGCGGACGCCTCCCGCAACCTGGGCGAGGCCATGGTCGGCATCAACTGCGACACCCTCCCCGAGGCCGAGCGGTACGCCAACCGCGGCTGGTGAACCCGGCCGGGACCGGGCGTGCCGTGCGCCGAGCCGCCGGCCGCCCGTTCCCGCGACCGCCGTTTCCCGGCCGGGCGCCCCCGGTCGGCCGGGCGCCGGCCACCGGCGTCGCCCGTGCCCGCCGGCGCCCGGGCGCGGCCGCCGCGGAGGTCCCGGCGCCGCCGCGGGCGTACGCGGCGGCCGCGGCCCGGCCCGGCCCCGCCCCGGGCCGCCACCCGCACCGGCCCCGCCACCGTCGTCCGTCACCGTCCCGCCGCCGCCCGTCGCCGGCGGGACGCCCCCGTCACGTTCCGAGAGGTCCTGCCGTGTCCGCCACCCGTGGCACCCCCACCATCGGAGTGCTCGCCCTCCAGGGCGACGTCCGTGAACACCTGGTCGCGCTCGCCGCCGCCGACGCCCTGGCCCGTCCGGTCCGCCGCCCGGAGGAACTCGCCGAGGTGGACGGCCTGGTGATACCGGGCGGGGAGTCCACCACCATGTCCAAGCTCGCCACCGTCTTCGGGGTGCTCGGGCCGCTGCGCGAGCGGGTCCGGGCCGGGCTGCCGGTCTACGGCACCTGCGCCGGCATGATCATGGTCGCGGAGAAGATCCTGGACGGCCGGGACGACCAGGAGACGGTCGGCGGCGTCGACATGACCGTGCGCCGCAACGCCTTCGGGCGGCAGAACGAATCCTTCGAGGCCGCGATCGACGTCGCCGGGATCGACGGCGGGCCGGTGGAGGGCGTCTTCATCCGAGCCCCCTGGGTGGAGTCGGTCGGCGCCGGGGTGGAGGTGCTCGCCGACTACGGCGGACACGCCGTCGCGGTCCGGCAGGGCAACGTGCTGGCCACGTCCTTCCACCCGGAACTGACCGGCGACCACCGGGTGCACGGGCTCTTCGTGGAGATGGTGCGCGACGCCGCCGCCTGAGCCTCTCCCGCCCCCCCGGCGCACGGCGGCCGGGGGCCGGGGAGAACACACCGGGCGGGCCGCCGGGGGCGACGGGCGGGGCCGCGGCCGGGCGAGATCCCGGTAGGATCGCAGACGTTCGTTTCGAAGTGGGTAACGCGAAGGAGACAGGCGGATGTCCGGCCACTCTAAATGGGCTACGACGAAGCACAAGAAGGCCGTGATCGATGCCAAGCGCGGCAAGCTCTTCGCGAAGCTCATCAAGAACATCGAGGTCGCGGCGCGGATGGGCGGCGCGGACCCGGAGGGCAACCCGACGCTGTACGACGCCATCCAGAAGGCGAAGAAGCAGTCGGTCCCCAACAAGAACATCGACAGCGCGGTCAAGCGCGGCGCGGGCCTGGAGGCCGGCGGCGCCGACTACGAGACCATCATGTACGAGGGCTACGGCCCCAACGGCGTGGCGGTGCTCATCGAGTGCCTGACCGACAACCGCAACCGCGCCGCCTCCGACGTGCGCGTGGCGATGACCCGCAACGGCGGCTCGATGGCCGACCCGGGCTCGGTCTCGTACCTGTTCAACCGCAAGGGCGTGGTCATCGTCCCCAAGGGCGAGCTGACCGAGGACGACGTGCTCGGCGCGGTGCTGGACGCCGGCGCCGAGGAGGTCAACGACCTGGGCGAGACCTTCGAGGTCATCAGCGAGGCCACCGACCTGGTGGCGGTGCGCACCGCACTCCAGGAGGCCGGCATCGACTACGACTCGGCCGACGCCAACTTCGTCCCGACCATGCAGGTCCAGCTGGACGAGGAGGGTGCGCGCAAGATCTTCAAGCTGATCGACGCGCTGGAGGACAGCGACGACGTGCAGAACGTCTTCGCCAACTTCGACGTCAGTGACGACGTCATGGAGAAGGTCGGCTGACAGCCGCCCGGAGCTGACGGGGGCCCGGTTCCCGAGCTGGTGAGGCCCGGTTCCGGCGGCGGCCCGGTTCCGGCCGGGCCCCGGGGGCGGCCCAGCAAGGGGCCGGAGACCGTCGGCGCCCCCGGCCGAGCCGCGCTGTGGAGCCTCCGCGGGCCGAAGGCCCGGCGCGACACGCCCGCCGGCCGGCCCGGCCACCACCCCCCGACGGTGCCGCTCACGCCCCTCCCGGAAGGCCGGCCCCGTGCGTTGTCGGTGGCACTCGATAGCCTGCACGGGTCGGTGAGCGAACGAAGGAGGGGCGGGTGCGGGTGCTGGGCGTGGACCCGGGGCTGACCCGGTGCGGCATCGGCGTGGTGGAGGGGGCCGCCGGCCGTCCGCTGCGGATGCTCGGGGTCGGCGTGGTCCGCACCCCCGCGGAGGAGGACACCCCGCGACGGCTGGTCCTGATCGAGCAGGGCATCGAGGCGTGGCTGGACGAGCACCGCCCCGAAATGGTCGCCGTGGAACGGGTGTTCAGCCAGCACAACGTCCGTACCGTGATGGGCACCGCCCAGGCCAGCGCCGTCGCCATGCTCTGCGCGGCCCGCCGCGGACTCCCGGTCGCCCTGCACACCCCCAGCGAGGTGAAGGCGGCCGTCACCGGCTCCGGGCGGGCCGGCAAGGAGCAGGTCGGCGCCATGGTCACCCGGCTGCTGCGGCTGGCCGCCCCGCCCAGGCCGGCCGACGCGGCCGACGCCCTGGCCCTGGCCATCTGCCACATCTGGCGGGCCCCGGCCACCCACCGCCTCCAGCAGGCCGCCGCCCGCGGCGCGGCCCCGGCCTCCACCGTCCGTGTTCCCGCCGGCCCCCGGCACGGCCGATCCCAGAGAGGCGCCTCATGATCGCCTTCGTCAGCGGCCCGGTGGCCGCCCTCGCACCCGACTCCGCCGTCATCGAGGTCGGCGGCGTCGGCATGGCGGTCCAGTGCACCCCGGCCACCCTCTCCCGGCTGAGCGTCGGCGAGCCCGCCCGGCTCGCCACCTCGCTGGTGGTCCGGGAGGACTCGCTCACCCTGTACGGCTTCGCCGACGATGACGAGCGGCAGGTGTTCGAGCTGCTCCAGACGGCGAGCGGGGTCGGCCCCCGGCTGGCGCAGGCCATGCTGGCGGTGCACACCCCCGACGCGCTGCGCCTGGCGGTGGCCGGCGGTGACGAGAAGGCGCTCACCGCGGTACCGGGCATCGGCAAGAAGGGCGCCCAGCGGCTGCTGCTGGAGCTGAAGGACCGGCTGGGCGAGCCCGTCGGCACCGGCCGGGCCGCGGCCGGCGCTGCGGCCACCCGGGTTCCCGGCTGGCGCGACCAGCTGACCGCCGCGCTGGTGGGCCTGGGGTACGCCGGGCGGGAGGCGGACGAGGCGGTGGAGGCGGTCGCCCCGCAGGCCGAGGCGGCGGTCGCGGAGGGCGGCACACCGCAGGTGTCCCAGCTGCTCAGGGCCGCGCTGCAGAGCCTCAACCGCGCCCGCTGACCCCCGGCCGCGCCCGCCGGCCCCCCGACCCGACCGGACCTCCGTACCGAAAGACACTCCATGAACTGGGACGACACCGACGCCGGAGCCGAGCAGCGGCTGGTCGCCTCCTCCGCCGACGGCGAGGACCAGGCGATCGAGGCGGCCCTGCGCCCGAAGGACCTGGGCGAGTTCGTCGGGCAGGAGCGGGTCCGGGAACAGCTGGACCTGGTCCTCAAGGCCGCCCGGCAGCGCGGCGGCACCGCCGACCACGTACTGCTCTCCGGGGCGCCCGGGCTGGGCAAGACCACCCTGTCCATGATCATCGCGGCGGAGATGGGCGCCCCCATCCGGATCACCTCCGGCCCCGCCATCCAGCACGCCGGGGACCTGGCGGCCATCCTCTCCTCGCTCACCGAGGGCGAGGTGCTCTTCCTCGACGAGATCCACCGGATGTCCCGCCCCGCCGAGGAGATGCTCTACATGGCGATGGAGGACTTCCGGGTCGACGTGATCGTCGGCAAGGGGCCGGGCGCCACCGCCATCCCGCTGGAGCTGCCGCCGTTCACCCTGGTCGGCGCCACCACCCGGGCCGGACTGCTGCCGCCGCCGCTGCGCGACCGGTTCGGCTTCACCGGGCACATGGAGTTCTACACCGCCCCCGAGCTGGAGCGGGTCATCCACCGCTCGGCCCGGCTGCTGGACGTGGAGATCGAGGCCCCGGGCGCGGCGGAGATCGCCGGCCGGTCCCGCGGCACCCCGCGCATCGCCAACCGGCTGCTGCGCAGGGTCCGGGACTACGCGCAGGTCAAGGCCGACGGAATGATCACCGCCGAGATCGCCGCCCGCGCCCTGGACGTGTACGACGTGGACGGCCGCGGGCTGGACCGGCTGGACCGCGCGGTGCTGACCGCGCTGCTGAAACTGTTCGGCGGCGGCCCGGTCGGGCTGTCCACCCTGGCGGTCGCGGTGGGGGAGGAGCGCGAGACCGTCGAGGAGGTCGCCGAGCCGTTCCTGGTACGGGAGGGGCTGCTGGCCCGCACCCCCAGGGGGCGGGTGGCGACCCCGGCGGCCTGGGAGCACCTCGGCCTCACCCCGCCGGGGCGGACGGGCGCCGCGCAGACCGGCCTGTTCGAGTCGTGACCGTTCGGTGGCGGCGCGGAGACTGGTCCGGCCAGGAACCCGGGTGCCATGCTGGGCGTTGTTCCATAGGTGCGGGCTCGCTTAGACTCCGCCGATGCCGTCCGTGTACCGGTCCGGCATACCCACCCCCGTAGACCAGGCCGCCGCCAGGTGGCCGTGCGAAGGAATCTCCGTCCCGTGAATATCGTGACTCTCCTGCCGTTCATCGTGCTCATCGGGGCCATGTTCCTGATGACCCGATCGGCCAAGAACAAGCAGCGCCAGGCCGTGCAGATGCGGGAGTCGATGCAGCCGGGCTCCGGCGTCCGGACCATCGGCGGCATGTACGCCACGGTCAAGGAGGTCCACGAGGACACGGTTCTCCTCGAAGTCGCTCCCGGCGTGCACGCCGTGTACGCCAAGAACGCGGTGGGTGCCGTCCTCGACGACGACGAGTACAACCGCATCGTGCACGGCATCGACCCGGAGGCCACCGACACCGACTCCGACACCCCGGTGGTCCCCGACGACGCTTCCTCGCTGACCGACCCGGGCAGCTCCGCCGACGCCGAGGCCGGCAAGACCGACCTCACGAAGCCGGGCGCCGACGCCAAGCGGCCCGAGGACGGCAAGGGCGACAGCGACGCGAAGTAAACCCCGCAGGTCAGCCGTGCCGCCCCACCGCTCGGTGCGGCACGGCTGAAGGACGGTCCAAGGCTCCGGCGGGGGCTGTTCCCCACAACACTTCGTGGCCGCCCGGCGCACCGCTGTGGGCGCGGGCGGTTGGACAGGGAGATACGACAAGGTGGCAGCACCGAAGAAGGGCCGCAGGTCCCCCGGGGGCCCGGGCAGGCCCTGGCGGCCGTTGGCCCTGATCCTCATCGCGATCGTGGCGCTCACCGTGGGCATGTTCGCCTCCGGTCACACCACGCCGCGACTGGGCATCGACCTCGCGGGCGGCACCAGCTTCACGCTGGAGGCCAAGAACGAGCCGGGCAAGCCCAACGCGATCAACTCGGACAACATGAACACCGCGGTTAACGTCATCGAGCGCCGTGTGAACGGCCTCGGTGTGTCCGAGGCCGAGGTCCAGACCCAGGGCGACAAGCACATCATCGTGAACATCCCCAAGGGGACGAACGCGAAACAGGCCCGGGGCCAGGTCGGCACGACCGCGAAGCTCTTCTTCCGCCCGGTGGTCACCTACACCGACGGTGCCCGGACCCCCGAGCCGAAGCCCACGCCGAGCGCCGGTGACCGCGGCGACAAGGACAAGGGCGACGGCAAGGACAAGTCCGGCGACGAGGGCGAGGCCGACTCCGGAAAGGCCGGCGACCAGGCCGGCCAGGACAAGGCCGGGGACGGCAAGGACGGGGCCACGACCACCCCCTCCTCCACCCCCCACCACCCAGGGCCGCCCGGTCACCGAGGCCTGACCGCCGACGAGACCCCCAAGGCGGACGAGACCGGCGCCCCCACCCCCGGCGGCACCGACAAGCCCGCCGGCTCGGCGAAGGACGAGCCGAAGAAGGACGAGCCGAAGAAGGACGACCCCGGCACCCAGCAGCCCGCGCAGGACGACCTGTCCAAGCAGCTGGCGGCGCTGGACTGCTCTACCCCGAAGTCCCGCGCCGCGGCCGGTGACAAGGTCGCCGCCGCGAGCGAGAAGGACTCGGTCGTCGCCTGCTACGAGGACGGCTCGCGCAAGTTCATCCTCGGCCCGGTGCAGGTCGCCGGCACCGAGATCGACGGCGCCGAATCCCTCTACGACAGCCAGGGCGGCGCCGGCTGGATCGTCTCCCTCGACTTCAGCGGCAAGGGAAGCAAGCAGTTCGCCGAGGTCACCACCGAGCTGTCCAAGCAGCAGCCGCCGCAGAACCAGTTCGCGATCGTCCTGGACGGCGAGGTCATCTCCGACCCGCAGGTCAGCTACCCGATCACCGGCGGCAAGTCGCAGATCTCCGGTGACTTCACCCGGCAGGAGTCCAAGGACCTGGCGAACGTGCTCGCCTACGGCGCGCTGCCGCTGTCCTTCGACATCGTGGACGAGACCACCGTCTCCGCCGCGCTCGGCAGCGAGCAGCTGGAGGCCGGCCTGATCGCCGGTGCCATCGGCCTCGCGCTCGTCGTGCTGTACCTGCTGCTGTACTACCGCGGCCTGTCGCTCGTCGCGCTGGCCAGCCTCGCGGTCTCCGCGGCCCTGACCTACACGATCATGACGCTGCTCGGCCCCGGTATCGGCTTCGCGCTGAACCTGCCCGCCGTGTGCGGTGCCATCGTGGCCATCGGCATCACCGCGGACTCCTTCATCGTGTACTTCGAGCGCATCCGGGACGAGATCCGCGAGGGCCGCACGCTCCGCCCGGCGGTGGAGCGCGGCTGGCCGCGTGCCCGCCGCACCATCCTGGTGTCGGACTTCGTCTCCTTCCTCGCCGCCGCGGTGCTCTTCATCGTCACCGTCGGCAAGGTGCAGGGCTTCGCGTTCACGCTGGGCCTGACCACGCTCCTCGACGTCGTGGTGGTGTTCTTCTTCACCAAGCCGCTGATGACGATCCTGGCCCGGACGAAGTTCTTCGCCGGCGGACACCCGTGGTCCGGCCTGGACCCCCGGCGCCTGGGCGTCAAGCCCCCGCTGCGCCGCGGCCGCCGTCCCTCCGCCCCCGTCGACCCGAAGGAGGCGTGACGATGTCCAAGCTCGGCACACTCGGCGCCCGGCTCTACCGAGGCGAGGTCGGGTACGACTTCGTCGCCAAGCGGATGATCTGGTACGGCATCTCCGTCCTGATCACCATCACGGCCATCGTCGGCCTCTCGGTGCGCGGCCTCAACATGGGCATCGAGTTCTCCGGCGGCGCGGTCTTCAACACCCCCAAGACCGAACTCTCCGCCAACCAGGCGCGGCACACCGCCGAAGAGGCGGCCGACGGCCACCACGCCATCGTCCAGAAGCTCGGCAACGGCACCCTGCGCATCCAGATCAGTGACCTGGACACCAAGGACGCGGTGCCGGTCCAGGAGGCGATCGCCGAGAAGCTCGACGTGTCCGCCGACCGGATCAACACCCAGCTGGTGGGTCCCAGCTGGGGTGAGGAGATCGCCAACAAGGCCTGGAAGGGCCTGGTGATCTTCATGGTCCTTGTGGTCATCTACCTCGCCATCGCCTTCGAATGGCGCATGGCGGTGGCCGCACTGATCGCCCTCATCCACGACCTCACCATCACCGTCGGCGTCTACGCGCTGGTCGGGTTCGAGGTCACCCCGGGCACGGTGATCGGTCTGCTCACCATCCTCGGATACTCGCTCTACGACACCGTCGTGGTCTTCGACGGTCTCAAGGAAGCGTCCAGGGACATCACCAAGCAGAACCGCCACACCTACAGCGAAATCGCCAACCGCAGCCTCAACGCCACCCTGGTGCGGTCCATCAACACCACCGTGGTGGCGCTGCTCCCGGTCGCCGGCCTGCTGTTCATCGGCGGTGGCGCACTGGGCGCGGGCATGCTCAACGACATCTCGCTCGCCCTGTTCGTCGGCCTCGCGGCCGGCGCGTACTCCTCGATCTTCATCGCCACCCCGCTCGTCGCCGACCTCAAGGAACGCGATCCGCAGATGCAGGCGCTGGCCAAGCGGGTGCGCGCCCGGCGGGCCGCGCTCGCGGCCAAGGGCGGCGGGACGGCCGGCACCGAAGCCCCGCACGATCCCGACGGAGAACCGGAGGACGACGACATGCCGGACGAGCACGAGGGCAACACCCCCGCCGGAGTGGTGGGACCGCGCCGCCAGCCCGCCTCCCGCGGCCGGGGCCGCGGCCGCTCCTCGGGCAAGCGCCGATGAGCACCGTGGCCGGTGAGACGCCGGACCTGAGGGAGATGCTGCTCGGCCGGATCAAGGACGTACCGGACCACCCCAAGCCCGGCGTGATGTTCAAGGACATCACCCCGCTGCTCGCCGACGCCGAGGCCTTCTCGGCGCTGACCGGCGCGCTGGCCGAGCTGTGCGTGCGGTACCGCGCCGACAAGGTCGTCGGCCTGGAGGCGCGCGGCTTCATCCTCGCCGCGCCGGTCGCGGTCCGCGCCGGGCTGGGCTTCGTCCCGGTGCGCAAGGCGGGCAAGCTCCCGGGCGCCACCCTGGGGCAGAGCTACGACCTGGAGTACGGCACCGCGGAGATCGAGATACACGCCGACGCGCTCGCCCCCGGCGACCGGGTCATGGTGATCGACGACGTGCTCGCCACCGGCGGCACCGCCGAGGCCTCCCTCCAGCTCATCCGCCGCGCGGGCGGCGAGATCGCCGGCCTGGCGGTCCTGCTGGAGCTGGGCTTCCTCGACGGCCGCGGCAAACTCGCCGCGGAACTGCGCGACGCCCCGCTGGAGGCGCTGATCACGGTCTGACCGGCACGAACGCGCCATGGGGCGGGCGCCTGGAGACCATCCGGGCGCCCGCCCCACGGCGTTCCCCCGAAAGCCGCCGGGCGAGGTCTGTGGCGGGATCGATACCATGGCATCCCAGACCCCTTTTTTCACGGGTCCGGCCTTCGCCCTCCCGTCCGCCGCCGGCCGGGCGGGGCCCAGTGAGGAGAGCTCTTGCCAGACGAGGCCCAGCCGCTGACCGCCGCGCACCGGGACGAGCCGACCGCCGCCGACGCCACGGCGCGGACGGACCCGCCCACCGGCAGCCGCGAGGCCGAGCGTTCGCCCGCCCCGGCGGCGAAGCCGTCCGCCCGGAGCGCCGCACCGCCCCCCGCGGCCGCCCGTCCCGCCCCCTGGCCCGGCGCCGCGCGGCGGGTCGTCCAACCGGGTGCGCGCCCGCCTGGCCCGCCTGGGCGTCCAGCGCTCCAGCCCGTACAACCCGGTGCTGGAGCCGCTGCTGCGCATCGTCCGCGGCAACGACCCCAAGGCCGACGCCGCCACGCTGCGGCAGATCGAACGCGCCTACCAGGTCGCCGAGCGCTGGCACCGCGGCCAGAAGCGCAAGAGCGGCGACCCGTACATCACCCACCCGCTGGCGGTCACCACCATCCTCGCCGAGCTGGGGATGGACCCGGCCACCTTGATGGCGGGCCTGCTGCACGACACCGTCGAGGACACCGAGTACGGCCTGGACACCCTGCGCGCCGACTTCGGCGACCAGGTCGCGCTGCTGGTGGACGGCGTCACCAAGCTGGACAAGGTCAAGTTCGGCGAGGCGGCCCAGGCCGAGACGGTCCGCAAGATGGTCGTCGCCATGGCCCGGGACCCCCGGGTGCTGGTCATCAAGCTCGCCGACCGGCTGCACAACATGCGCACCATGCGCTACCTCAAGCGGGAGAAGCAGGAGAAGAAGGCCCGGGAGACGCTGGAGATCTACGCCCCGCTCGCCCACCGGCTGGGCATGAACACCATCAAGTGGGAGCTGGAGGACCTGGCCTTCGCCATCCTCTACCCCAAGATGTACGACGAGATCGTCCGGCTGGTCGCCGAGCGGGCGCCCAAGCGTGACGAGTACCTCGCCGTCGTCACCGACCAGGTGCAGGGCGACCTCAGGGCGGCACGGATCAAGGCGACCGTCACCGGCCGCCCCAAGCACTACTACTCCGTGTACCAGAAGATGATCGTGCGGGGCCGCGACTTCGCCGAGATCTACGACCTGGTGGGCATCCGGGTCCTGGTCGACACCGTCCGCGACTGCTACGCGGCGCTGGGCACCATCCACGCGCGGTGGAACCCGGTGCCGGGGCGGTTCAAGGACTACATCGCCATGCCCAAGTTCAACATGTACCAGTCGCTGCACACGACGGTCATCGGGCCCAGCGGCAAGCCGGTCGAGCTGCAGATCCGCACCTTCGACATGCACCGCCGCGCCGAGTACGGCATCGCCGCGCACTGGAAGTACAAGCAGGAGGCGGTGGCCGGCGCCTCCAAGGTGCGCACCGACGTGCCGCGCCGGTCCGGCAAGGGCGCCGAGACCGACACCGTCAACGACATGGCGTGGCTGCGGCAGCTGCTGGACTGGCAGAAGGAGACCGAGGACCCGGGCGAGTTCCTGGAGTCGCTCCGCTTCGACCTGTCCCGCAACGAGGTCTTCGTCTTCACGCCCAAGGGCGACGTCATCGCGCTGCCCGCGGGCGCCACCCCGGTGGACTTCGCGTACGCGGTCCACACCGAGGTGGGCCACCGCACCATAGGGGCCCGGGTGAACGGGCGGCTGGTGCCGCTGGAGTCCACCCTGGACAACGGCGACCTGGTGGAGGTGTTCACCTCCAAGGCGGTCGGCGCCGGCCCGTCCCGGGACTGGCTCGGCTTCGTCAAGTCGCCCCGGGCCCGCAACAAGATCCGCGCCTGGTTCTCCAAGGAGCGCCGGGACGAGGCGATCGAGCACGGCAAGGACGCCATCGTGCGGGCGATGCGCAAGCAGAACCTGCCGATCCAGCGCATCCTGACCGGTGACTCCCTGGTCACCCTCGCCCACGAGATGCGGTACCCGGACATCTCCTCGCTCTACGCGGCGATCGGCGAGGGGCACGTCTCCGCCCAGGGCGTGGTGCAGAAGCTGGTGCAGGCGCTGGGCGGTGCCGAGGCGGCCAACGAGGACATCGCCGAGTCCGCGCCGCCGATCCGCCGGCGCAGCAAGCGGCGCTCCAGCGCCGACCCGGGCGTGGTGGTCAAGGGCGTCGAGGACGTGTGGGTCAAGCTCGCCCGGTGCTGCACCCCGGTCCCCGGCGACCCGATCATCGGCTTCGTCACCCGCGGCAGCGGCGTCTCGGTGCACCGCGCCGACTGCGTCAACGTGGACTCGCTGTCGCAGCAGCCGGAGCGCATCCTCGACGTGGAGTGGGCGCCCACCCAGTCCTCGGTCTTCCTGGTCGCCATCCAGGTGGAGGCCCTGGACCGCTCCCGGCTGCTGTCGGACGTCACCCGCGTCCTGTCCGACCAGCACGTCAACATCCTCTCCGCCGCCGTGCAGACCTCCCGCGACCGGGTCGCCACCTCCCGGTTCACCTTCGAGATGGGCGACCCCAAACACCTGGGGCACGTGCTCAAGGCGGTCCGCGGGGTGGAGGGCGTCTACGACGTCTACCGGGTGACGTCCTCCCGGCAGCGCTGACAGGGGCGGCGGGGGATGCCGGAGCGGGGAGCGGTGCTGGGCGGCAGGTACCGATTACTGCGCAGGATCGGCCTCGGCGGCATGGGCGTGGTCCACGAGGCCCTGGACACGGCGCTGGACCGGCGGGTGGCGGTCAAGATCCTCCCCACGCCCCAGGACCCGGACGACGGCGGGCCGCAGCTGGCCCGCTTCCGCCGTGAGACGCAGGCCCTGGCCCGCATCCGCCACCCCAACGTGGTGGCGGTGCACGACTCGGGGTCCGATCCCGCCGGACACCCGTACCTGGTGATGGAACTGCTCGACGGGGTCGAGCTGCAACGCCTGGTGGACCGGTACGGGGCGCTGGAGCCGGACGTGGTGCGCTGGATCGCCTCCGGGATGAGCGCCGCGCTGGCCGCCGCGCACGCCGCGGGCGTGCTGCACCGGGACGTCAAACCGTCCAACGTCCGCATCACCCGGTCCGGACGGGTGGTCCTCCAGGACTTCGGGCTCGCCCGGCTGGTGGAGGAGACCGCGATCACCCGGGTCGGATTCCTGGTCGGCACGCCCCGCTACATGGCGCCCGAGGTGATCCGCGGCGAGCCGCCCAGCCCCCGCTCGGACCTGTACGGCCTCGGGCTGTGCATGTACCTGATGCTCACCGGCGAGTCCCCGCGCGGAGCGCAGGAGGACGTGGGGGCGCTGGTGGAGCGGGCCATCGACGACGAGGTGCCGCAGCTGTACGGCAACCAGCTCGCCGGCCACATGCGCGTCCCCGACCGGCTCGCCTACCTGGTGGACGTGTTGTGCGCCGCCGACCCGCAGACCCGGCCGGAGACCGCGGCCGACCTCCAGACCACCCTGGCCGCCTCCACGGGGACGGCCGCACGCGCCGCCGAACTGGTCCAGGGCTGTCTGCGCGAGGACGCCCTCCACCTGCTCGCCGAGCCCGGGCCCGCCCTCCCCGGCGCGGGGGACCAGCCCGAGTACCTGGAGCCGGCCGTCACCGGCCCGGCCGCCGCGATCACCTCCCCGCTCTCCCTCAGCGACGCCACCCGCGAGGTGGTCATGGGCAGCATGACGGTGGAGAACGCCACCTCCCGGCTGCGGGAGGCGGTCGGCCTGGTCCAGCGCGGC
It contains:
- a CDS encoding serine/threonine-protein kinase, translating into MPERGAVLGGRYRLLRRIGLGGMGVVHEALDTALDRRVAVKILPTPQDPDDGGPQLARFRRETQALARIRHPNVVAVHDSGSDPAGHPYLVMELLDGVELQRLVDRYGALEPDVVRWIASGMSAALAAAHAAGVLHRDVKPSNVRITRSGRVVLQDFGLARLVEETAITRVGFLVGTPRYMAPEVIRGEPPSPRSDLYGLGLCMYLMLTGESPRGAQEDVGALVERAIDDEVPQLYGNQLAGHMRVPDRLAYLVDVLCAADPQTRPETAADLQTTLAASTGTAARAAELVQGCLREDALHLLAEPGPALPGAGDQPEYLEPAVTGPAAAITSPLSLSDATREVVMGSMTVENATSRLREAVGLVQRGELQEAVRVLTAVSRVCAAALGDAHPTTLASRYWHGVCLARLGAGGPALALFAQVNSYLDTRRYGEDG